One genomic window of Coffea eugenioides isolate CCC68of chromosome 1, Ceug_1.0, whole genome shotgun sequence includes the following:
- the LOC113765300 gene encoding reactive oxygen species modulator 1: MRRDSCLAKVTAGVVVGGAIGGAVGACYGTFDAIRCKVPGLLKIRYIGQSTLGSAAVFGLFLGAGSLIHCTK; this comes from the exons ATGAGGAGAGATAGCTGTTTGGCAAAAGTGACTGCTGGCGTTGTCGTCGGCGGCGCTATTGGCGGTGCCGTTG GTGCTTGTTATGGAACTTTTGACGCTATTAGATGCAAG GTTCCTGGCCTTCTGAAAATCAGATATATTGGACAATCCACGCTGGGAAGTGCTGCGGTCTTTGGTCTTTTCTTGGGCGCTGGAAGCTTGATACATTGCACGAAGTGA